One region of Primulina tabacum isolate GXHZ01 chromosome 1, ASM2559414v2, whole genome shotgun sequence genomic DNA includes:
- the LOC142548036 gene encoding myb family transcription factor EFM-like, translating into MAEIYKEFHEELGWIYVPKTIAQILVDVSTIDDVAKKVMILEFHVQALEEETRRIDAYKRQLPHCMHFLEDATEIIKQEILRWKKSKKCPVVEEFKPLKSGLEGSTGFEESKDISEKREWMSSAKLWTTPVQYDNNLHIKNQDKILHHKSTGQGDQANGSTGGKFKHKGGASMPLEKATMKNKGVDPVSSSAAEYEVELIYLNVTVENPQPHEQNPRQLPKKQRRCWSPELHNQFVDALQQLGGVESATPKQIREVMNFEGLTNDEVKSHLQKYRLHLRKHPPSARQMSSSWLAPDNKRGGAVLMQAVACSNTSQNPKLHAAVGSIPRGSNSAGSSA; encoded by the exons ATAGCACAAATCCTCGTAGACGTTTCAACAATcgatgatgttgcaaagaaagTAATGATCCTGGAATTTCATGTCCAGGCATTGGAGGAAGAAACAAGGCGTATTGACGCCTACAAGCGTCAACTTCCTCATTGTATGCACTTTTTAGAAGATG CAACTGAGATAATAAAACAGGAGATCCTAAGGtggaaaaaaagtaaaaaatgcCCTGTCGTAGAGGAGTTCAAGCCACTAAAAAGTGGCTTGGAAGGGTCTACAGGGTTTGAAGAGTCAAAGGACATTAGCGAGAAGAGGGAATGGATGAGTTCTGCTAAGCTCTGGACCACTCCGGTTCAGTATGACAATAACTTGCATATCAAAAACCAAGACAAAATTTTGCACCATAAATCA ACTGGTCAAGGAGATCAAGCCAATGGCAGTACAGGAGGGAAATTTAAGCACAAGGGAGGGGCATCTATGCCACTCGAGAAAGCCACCATGAAAAACAAAGGGGTTGATCCAGTTTCTTCCTCAGCTGCTGAGTATGAGGTGGAACTGATTTATTTGAATGTAACAGTAGAGAATCCACAACCACATGAACAGAATCCACGGCAGTTGCCGAAGAAGCAGAGACGTTGCTGGTCTCCGGAGTTGCACAATCAGTTTGTTGATGCACTGCAACAGCTTGGAGGAGTAGAGT CTGCAACACCGAAGCAGATTAGGGAAGTGATGAATTTTGAAGGTCTGACCAATGATGAAGTCAAAAGCCATTTGCAG AAATACAGACTTCACCTTCGAAAGCATCCACCTTCGGCACGACAAATGAGTTCCTCGTGGCTGGCACCAGACAACAAACGTGGTGGTGCAGTACTGATGCAGGCAGTTGCATGCTCCAACACCTCACAAAACCCTAAGTTGCATGCAGCGGTAGGCTCGATCCCAAGGGGTTCAAACAGTGCGGGTTCAAGCGCGTAA